One region of Sulfuriroseicoccus oceanibius genomic DNA includes:
- a CDS encoding TetR/AcrR family transcriptional regulator, which yields MSKTTKAKKAAKDPKSEIDHQYWHLLLTEGKRPASVYAFTQQIGIDEAEFYNHAASFDALEAAYWEQLVTETIDVLESDEDYASYDSEQKLLAFFYTFFAHAQKNRSRLVSFFPRPGANKTIALMRRKFLDWAKSVIEQGVEEGSVADRKKLTEKYPQLLFEQFRGIIEFHRKDQSHEFQDTDALIEKSVRFGADVARAGTLDSAFDLGRFLLRRFTVPRS from the coding sequence ATGAGCAAGACCACGAAAGCAAAAAAGGCAGCCAAGGATCCGAAGTCAGAGATCGACCATCAGTACTGGCACCTGCTGCTGACTGAAGGCAAACGCCCCGCCAGCGTCTATGCCTTCACCCAGCAAATCGGTATTGATGAGGCAGAGTTCTACAACCACGCAGCCAGCTTCGACGCGTTGGAGGCTGCCTATTGGGAACAACTGGTCACAGAAACCATCGACGTGCTCGAGTCCGACGAGGACTACGCCAGCTACGACAGCGAACAAAAACTGCTCGCGTTCTTCTACACGTTCTTCGCCCACGCCCAAAAGAACCGCTCGCGCCTCGTCAGCTTCTTCCCGCGGCCGGGAGCGAACAAAACCATCGCCCTCATGCGGCGTAAGTTCCTCGATTGGGCAAAGTCCGTGATCGAGCAGGGCGTCGAGGAAGGCAGCGTGGCCGACCGCAAGAAACTCACCGAGAAATACCCTCAGCTCTTGTTCGAGCAGTTCCGAGGCATCATCGAGTTCCATCGCAAGGACCAGTCCCACGAGTTCCAGGATACCGATGCCCTGATCGAGAAGAGCGTCCGCTTCGGCGCCGACGTCGCACGCGCCGGCACGCTCGACTCCGCCTTCGACCTCGGGCGCTTTTTGCTCCGCCGCTTCACTGTCCCTCGTTCTTAA
- a CDS encoding ABC1 kinase family protein — MKEQTKIPKNKVSRAGKLARTGLQVGVNYLKHRAKESLTGDSDKSAFHETTARQTYETFSELKGGPLKLAQMLSLDRNLIPAAYADQFSQAHYSAPPLTYPLVVNTFGKELGKRPNELFDTFSNKAMSGASIGQVHKAELDGKSYAVKVQYPGVADSLKSDLAIVKPIAMRLFQLDSKALDPYIREVQERLLEETNYELELERSQDLADRSAHLAHTRFPAYFPDLSSRRILTMEWVEGEQLDVYAKSAAPQEEKQRIAQAMWDFYHHQIHELRLFHADPHPGNFKVHNGELWVLDFGCTKALDDTFYSDYFSLMNPEVLGDDALFRDALHKIGLLLDTDKPEDKDKLTAVFRESVELLSRPFMSDAFNFGDQSYFDELAAFGERTRLDQELNKLSTSRGNAHALYLNRTYFGLYNLIGSLGSTIKATLPNYAPTRAA, encoded by the coding sequence ATGAAAGAACAAACCAAGATTCCCAAGAACAAGGTGAGCCGTGCGGGGAAGCTCGCACGCACCGGACTGCAGGTCGGCGTCAATTACCTCAAGCACAGGGCAAAAGAGTCCCTCACCGGCGACTCTGACAAATCCGCCTTCCACGAGACCACCGCCCGCCAAACCTACGAGACGTTCAGCGAACTCAAGGGCGGCCCGCTCAAGCTGGCGCAAATGCTCAGCCTCGACCGTAACCTCATCCCCGCAGCGTACGCCGATCAGTTCTCCCAAGCCCACTACAGCGCTCCACCGCTGACCTATCCGTTGGTGGTAAACACATTCGGCAAGGAGCTCGGGAAGCGGCCCAATGAACTCTTCGACACCTTCTCCAACAAGGCGATGTCCGGAGCATCCATTGGCCAGGTTCACAAAGCCGAACTCGACGGCAAGAGCTACGCAGTGAAAGTGCAATACCCAGGCGTGGCAGACAGCTTGAAGTCGGACCTCGCCATCGTGAAACCGATCGCGATGCGGCTCTTCCAGCTCGACTCCAAAGCGCTGGATCCCTACATCCGCGAAGTGCAGGAACGCCTGCTGGAGGAAACCAACTACGAACTCGAACTCGAGCGCTCGCAGGATCTTGCCGACCGCTCGGCCCATCTCGCGCATACCCGGTTCCCCGCCTATTTCCCAGACCTCAGCAGCCGACGCATCCTTACCATGGAATGGGTGGAGGGCGAACAACTCGACGTCTACGCCAAGTCCGCCGCTCCGCAGGAGGAAAAGCAGCGCATCGCCCAGGCCATGTGGGATTTCTACCACCATCAGATCCACGAGCTGCGTTTGTTCCACGCCGACCCACACCCTGGTAACTTCAAAGTCCACAACGGTGAGCTCTGGGTGCTCGACTTCGGTTGCACCAAGGCACTCGACGACACCTTCTACAGCGACTACTTCTCGCTGATGAACCCAGAGGTGTTAGGTGACGACGCGCTCTTCCGCGATGCGCTTCACAAGATCGGCCTGCTGCTCGACACCGACAAACCGGAAGACAAAGACAAGCTGACCGCCGTGTTCCGCGAATCCGTCGAGCTACTCTCGCGGCCGTTCATGAGCGATGCCTTCAACTTTGGAGACCAAAGCTACTTTGACGAGCTTGCGGCCTTCGGCGAGCGCACACGCCTCGACCAAGAGCTCAACAAATTGAGCACGTCCCGAGGAAATGCACACGCACTCTACCTCAACCGCACCTACTTCGGCCTCTACAACCTGATCGGCAGCCTCGGCTCCACCATCAAGGCCACGCTGCCGAACTATGCGCCAACCCGTGCCGCGTGA
- a CDS encoding SDR family NAD(P)-dependent oxidoreductase: MSKTILIVGGSHGITEALCDQLSAAGHHVLTANRSGSGDNHQSYDATSGDSLDVPDQLDGLVYAPGSITLKPFHRLTQDDMLDEFKLNALGAASAVQQCLPALKKSPAASVVLFSTVAVQTGLPFHASIAMAKGAVEGLTRSLAAELAPKIRVNAIAPSLTDTPLAENLVNSEAKRKASAERHPLAAIGNPEDVAALAKLLLSEESKFITGQVLHVDGGLGRLRPL; encoded by the coding sequence ATGAGCAAAACCATTCTCATCGTCGGCGGGTCCCACGGCATCACCGAAGCCCTGTGCGATCAGTTGTCCGCTGCCGGCCACCACGTTCTCACCGCCAACCGCTCAGGCTCCGGCGACAACCACCAGAGCTACGACGCCACCAGTGGCGATTCGCTGGACGTGCCCGACCAACTGGACGGACTCGTTTACGCTCCGGGTTCGATTACGCTCAAGCCCTTCCACCGCCTGACCCAGGACGACATGCTCGACGAGTTCAAACTCAACGCACTCGGTGCGGCATCGGCCGTCCAGCAATGCCTGCCCGCACTGAAGAAGTCGCCGGCAGCCTCGGTCGTACTTTTCTCGACGGTCGCGGTTCAGACCGGGCTTCCGTTCCATGCGTCGATCGCCATGGCGAAAGGCGCTGTCGAAGGGCTTACCCGCTCACTAGCGGCGGAACTGGCTCCCAAGATCCGCGTCAATGCCATCGCCCCGTCCCTGACCGACACGCCATTGGCTGAAAACCTCGTGAACTCAGAGGCAAAGCGCAAGGCATCCGCCGAGCGCCACCCGCTTGCCGCCATCGGCAATCCGGAGGATGTCGCGGCACTCGCCAAACTCTTGCTCTCAGAGGAATCCAAATTCATCACAGGCCAAGTCCTTCACGTCGATGGCGGACTCGGACGACTGCGCCCGCTCTAG
- a CDS encoding SLC13 family permease, whose product MDLAMVKDTESGSHKQVAAGGSRWRSGWFIALAVISFLVLRSEHVLSVPADFENPEMIRTGLAILAAIAVLWLSEALPLAATAVMVPVLAALTGVMDVASGFANFAHPLIFLFLGGFALAAGLARHSLDRWLAQGALRLGKGHFYRTAAILFGIAAVLSMWISNTAATAMLVPVALGIRATLIAADGQEAATRTTPFLLLGLAYSASIGGLGTVIGTPPNAIAAAKLGLSFTDWLAIGLPCVALLLPALFLMLLVVLHPGKVGAIKIVHENLKMTGQAWGMLVLFVAVLTCWLFSRQLADFFGVTKHFDSLIAVAAIGAMAATRLVGWRDIEKTTDWGVLLLFGGGLTLSKILSTTQASLYLANSVRDVTAGWPLIAFVGVLVLFVIFLTELSSNTATTALLAPIFASVAIDMGVEPARLVLPLAVASSCAFMLPVATPPNAIVFSSGLIQQKQMMRAGVVLNLVFAALLTLLSSWLFGR is encoded by the coding sequence ATGGACCTTGCTATGGTCAAGGACACCGAGAGCGGAAGTCACAAGCAAGTTGCAGCCGGCGGCAGCCGTTGGCGCAGTGGCTGGTTCATCGCACTAGCCGTCATTTCGTTTCTCGTTCTACGCAGCGAACATGTGTTATCCGTTCCGGCAGATTTTGAGAACCCGGAGATGATACGCACCGGCCTGGCGATTTTGGCGGCAATCGCAGTTCTCTGGTTGAGCGAGGCGCTCCCTCTGGCAGCAACCGCTGTGATGGTCCCCGTACTGGCGGCACTCACAGGCGTGATGGATGTCGCCAGCGGCTTTGCCAACTTCGCCCACCCGCTCATTTTCCTCTTCCTCGGAGGATTCGCACTGGCCGCAGGTCTAGCCCGCCACTCGCTCGACCGCTGGCTCGCTCAAGGAGCCCTGAGGCTTGGCAAAGGGCACTTTTACCGCACCGCCGCGATCCTCTTCGGGATTGCCGCGGTGCTTTCCATGTGGATCTCCAATACCGCCGCCACCGCGATGTTGGTCCCCGTTGCCCTCGGCATCCGCGCCACGCTCATCGCCGCCGACGGCCAGGAAGCAGCCACGCGGACCACGCCGTTCCTGCTGCTGGGACTTGCGTATTCAGCCAGCATCGGCGGACTGGGCACGGTAATTGGCACCCCGCCGAACGCCATCGCCGCCGCCAAGCTCGGGCTCTCATTCACCGATTGGCTGGCGATCGGCCTGCCATGCGTCGCGTTGCTGCTCCCCGCCCTCTTTCTGATGCTTCTGGTGGTGCTCCATCCGGGAAAAGTCGGCGCCATCAAAATCGTCCACGAGAACCTGAAAATGACCGGCCAGGCGTGGGGCATGCTGGTACTGTTTGTCGCGGTCTTAACTTGTTGGTTGTTCAGCCGACAGCTCGCTGACTTCTTCGGCGTCACCAAGCATTTCGACTCCCTCATCGCTGTGGCCGCCATTGGTGCCATGGCCGCCACGCGTCTCGTCGGCTGGCGCGATATTGAAAAAACCACCGACTGGGGAGTGCTGTTGCTCTTCGGGGGCGGCCTCACATTGAGCAAAATCCTCTCCACCACCCAGGCCAGCCTCTACCTCGCCAACAGTGTCCGCGATGTGACCGCGGGCTGGCCATTAATTGCCTTTGTCGGAGTGCTCGTGTTGTTCGTCATCTTCCTCACCGAGCTCTCCAGCAACACCGCTACCACCGCGCTTTTGGCTCCGATCTTCGCCTCGGTGGCCATTGATATGGGCGTGGAACCCGCGCGTCTGGTTCTACCGCTGGCGGTCGCCTCATCCTGTGCGTTCATGCTTCCGGTAGCGACCCCACCAAATGCCATCGTCTTCTCCTCCGGACTGATTCAGCAGAAGCAAATGATGCGCGCCGGGGTCGTGCTCAACCTCGTCTTCGCCGCGCTGCTCACCCTGCTCAGCTCATGGCTCTTCGGCCGTTGA
- a CDS encoding DUF903 domain-containing protein: MSVRLIRFCLLSLFTCAVWGLCACQSTPHVIVLEDGRELYSIDEPTMHEKTGYYRFRCGEKKDRMVDASEVARFYPR; encoded by the coding sequence ATGTCCGTTCGTCTGATTCGCTTTTGTCTGCTCTCTTTGTTCACCTGCGCTGTGTGGGGGCTGTGCGCATGCCAATCCACGCCGCACGTGATCGTGCTTGAGGACGGGCGTGAGTTGTACTCGATCGATGAGCCGACGATGCACGAGAAGACGGGCTATTACCGCTTCCGCTGTGGTGAGAAGAAGGACCGGATGGTGGATGCCTCGGAGGTGGCGCGGTTTTACCCGCGTTGA
- a CDS encoding HU family DNA-binding protein — translation MSDENSIKSKTITKRDLVVEIANRTGLTQQKVFDVIQYTMDDITNHLALGNQVVMRNFGTFQVRRTKKKIGRNPNQPGTDVVIPPRSVVKFKPGKEMKERVEGAQPVID, via the coding sequence ATGTCTGACGAAAATTCCATCAAGTCCAAGACCATCACCAAGCGTGATTTGGTCGTCGAGATCGCTAACCGTACCGGTCTCACCCAGCAGAAAGTTTTCGATGTGATCCAGTACACCATGGATGACATCACCAATCATCTCGCGCTCGGCAATCAGGTCGTGATGCGCAATTTCGGCACCTTCCAAGTCCGCCGGACGAAGAAGAAAATCGGCCGTAACCCGAACCAGCCAGGTACCGATGTGGTGATCCCACCGCGCTCGGTGGTGAAGTTCAAGCCTGGTAAGGAGATGAAAGAGCGCGTCGAAGGGGCGCAGCCAGTCATCGACTAA
- the rnhC gene encoding ribonuclease HIII, producing MSGPTSHTEPLTLDQAEKLRGILERKGFTFSAKPYSIYSAAKKSENVNVTVYEKGPKVLIQGKGTREFLEFVLEPEITGKAVIGYEAVHNPEMNAPHFGIDESGKGDFFGPLVVAGVYTDESMAAGLIAAGVQDSKAIKSDRKIRDLAKKIRETPGIAYDVLELRPETYNRLYAKFGNLNQMLAWGHATVIANLHQKRPDCPRALSDQFANPRVLKQALGRQKIAIELEQKTKAESDVAVAAASILARDHFVRWMDRASTDQRVMMPRGAGPKVLTVGRQLVEREGSQILESVAKLHFRTASQLTN from the coding sequence ATGTCAGGACCGACCAGTCATACCGAACCGCTTACGCTCGATCAGGCGGAGAAACTCCGCGGGATCCTTGAGCGCAAGGGCTTCACATTCTCCGCCAAGCCGTACTCGATCTATTCGGCGGCGAAGAAGTCGGAGAATGTGAATGTGACCGTGTACGAGAAGGGGCCAAAGGTGCTGATCCAAGGCAAGGGAACGCGCGAATTCCTCGAGTTCGTGCTCGAGCCGGAGATCACGGGCAAGGCGGTGATCGGCTATGAAGCGGTGCACAACCCGGAAATGAACGCGCCGCATTTTGGCATCGACGAGTCGGGCAAAGGCGACTTTTTCGGGCCGCTGGTGGTGGCTGGCGTGTATACGGATGAATCGATGGCGGCCGGGTTGATTGCCGCCGGGGTGCAGGACTCGAAAGCGATCAAGTCCGACCGCAAGATCCGCGATCTGGCGAAAAAGATCCGCGAAACCCCAGGCATCGCATACGACGTGCTGGAACTGCGGCCGGAAACCTACAACCGCCTCTACGCGAAGTTCGGCAATTTGAACCAAATGCTCGCCTGGGGGCACGCCACGGTGATCGCAAATTTGCATCAAAAGCGTCCCGATTGTCCGCGTGCGTTGTCCGATCAGTTTGCCAATCCAAGGGTACTTAAACAGGCGTTAGGTAGACAGAAGATTGCTATCGAATTGGAGCAGAAAACGAAGGCGGAAAGTGATGTGGCTGTGGCTGCTGCGTCGATCCTGGCGCGCGATCATTTCGTCCGATGGATGGATCGAGCGAGCACGGATCAGCGTGTGATGATGCCTCGTGGAGCCGGTCCCAAGGTTTTGACGGTTGGTCGGCAACTGGTTGAGCGTGAAGGTTCTCAGATTCTTGAAAGTGTGGCGAAATTGCATTTTCGGACGGCTTCTCAGTTGACGAACTGA
- a CDS encoding transglycosylase domain-containing protein, producing the protein MAAPGPRKRTTRKKSTTKKKAASSRGGAKKKAAKRKAPAKRARRKRPAARRKKGSFKQRFLRLALLSGILGFLGLAVVLFVYARMAASYDLSDISRMPERSRILDVKGREIGSLHGENRETVPLGEVSPVFIDALLAREDSRFYEHGGVDYFGVVRAAIRNVKEMSNVQGASTLSMQLARNRFGLKDKTYHRKLLEVMITRRLEAMYSKDQLLEAYVNLIYYGSGIYGIQRASEVYFEKPARDLTTSEAAMLAGIIRGPTPFSPFRNLDAAKDQMRQVLDRMVDTGALTVAEAEAAKKAPVHIRPPERRIINDTYALDIVRRELDLLLDDELAVEGGLQIFTTLDTDLQSAALTSLNSHLESIEALPGYRHQKKADFHSAVRNGVRTAPRYLQGAVVVIDNKTGGIRAIVGGRDLRDSSYNRAIQAKRQVGSIFKPMVYATAFSKGMLQYQRVDDGPIRPGEIQGAPRSWRPSNSDGKYMGIQPAEVGLIKSRNTMTVRVGNYAGLKDVKYTADAVGLGYDLPNGPSIFLGSFESTLKDITSAYTVFPNGGMKNRPFVISQIRTRDGRIVYNSGVMGSSVIAPGAAQLTGRVLEKAMMAGGTGVGARSLGFRAPAGGKTGTTNDYRDAWFVGFTESLTAGVWVGLDQNQRTIGGGYGSRLALPVWTQVMLTAQKNGYPMGELGFGRDLVSVSLCRESGLLATKFCRQAGLETNTRMPKDLKPARACGHKHDNQRSWLERTFSR; encoded by the coding sequence ATGGCTGCCCCCGGACCTCGCAAACGCACGACGCGCAAAAAATCTACCACCAAGAAGAAGGCGGCCAGTTCGCGTGGTGGTGCCAAAAAGAAGGCAGCGAAACGTAAGGCTCCCGCCAAACGTGCGCGCCGCAAGCGCCCGGCCGCACGCCGGAAAAAGGGCTCGTTCAAACAACGCTTCCTGCGGCTTGCGCTGCTTTCCGGAATCCTGGGCTTTCTCGGCTTGGCGGTGGTGTTGTTCGTCTACGCCCGGATGGCTGCATCCTATGACTTGTCGGACATTTCGAGGATGCCCGAGCGCTCTCGGATCCTCGATGTCAAAGGGCGTGAGATCGGCTCTCTGCATGGAGAGAACCGCGAGACCGTCCCGCTTGGCGAGGTTTCTCCTGTGTTCATCGATGCCCTGTTGGCGCGGGAGGACAGTCGGTTCTACGAGCACGGCGGGGTGGACTACTTTGGCGTCGTACGTGCGGCGATCCGCAACGTGAAGGAGATGAGCAACGTCCAGGGGGCGAGCACCTTGTCGATGCAGTTGGCGCGCAACCGGTTTGGGCTCAAGGACAAGACCTACCACCGCAAGTTGTTGGAGGTGATGATTACGCGGCGGCTTGAGGCGATGTATTCCAAAGATCAGCTGCTCGAGGCGTACGTGAATTTGATCTACTACGGCAGTGGGATCTACGGCATCCAGCGGGCGAGTGAGGTCTATTTTGAGAAGCCGGCCAGGGATTTGACCACGTCGGAAGCTGCGATGTTGGCTGGGATTATCCGTGGGCCTACGCCGTTTTCGCCGTTCCGCAATCTGGACGCGGCGAAGGACCAGATGCGTCAGGTGTTGGACCGCATGGTCGACACGGGGGCGCTGACTGTGGCGGAAGCCGAGGCCGCGAAGAAGGCGCCGGTCCACATCCGCCCGCCGGAGCGTCGGATCATCAACGACACGTACGCGCTGGATATCGTGCGGCGTGAGCTCGATTTGCTCTTGGACGACGAGCTCGCTGTGGAAGGTGGATTGCAGATTTTCACGACGTTGGACACGGACCTGCAGAGTGCTGCGCTGACATCGCTTAATAGTCACTTGGAGAGCATCGAAGCGTTGCCGGGCTATCGTCACCAGAAGAAGGCGGACTTTCATTCCGCGGTGCGCAATGGTGTGCGGACCGCGCCGCGCTACCTGCAAGGTGCGGTGGTGGTGATCGACAACAAAACCGGAGGGATCCGTGCCATCGTCGGTGGGCGGGACTTGCGGGACAGCTCGTACAACCGCGCCATTCAAGCTAAGCGACAGGTCGGATCGATCTTCAAGCCGATGGTTTATGCCACTGCCTTCAGCAAAGGCATGCTTCAGTATCAGCGGGTGGACGACGGGCCGATCCGTCCGGGCGAGATTCAGGGGGCACCGCGATCGTGGCGGCCGTCGAACTCGGATGGCAAGTACATGGGGATCCAGCCGGCGGAGGTCGGGTTGATCAAGTCGCGCAACACAATGACCGTGCGCGTAGGCAACTATGCCGGGCTGAAAGATGTGAAGTACACCGCCGATGCGGTGGGGCTTGGCTATGACCTGCCGAATGGCCCGTCCATCTTCCTTGGTAGTTTTGAATCGACGCTCAAGGATATCACCAGCGCCTACACGGTTTTCCCGAACGGAGGCATGAAGAACCGGCCGTTTGTGATCAGCCAGATCCGCACGCGCGATGGGCGGATTGTCTACAATTCCGGGGTGATGGGATCGTCGGTGATTGCTCCCGGAGCGGCGCAGCTGACCGGCCGTGTTCTGGAGAAGGCGATGATGGCAGGTGGTACGGGAGTTGGGGCGCGGAGTTTGGGCTTCCGCGCGCCGGCGGGCGGCAAGACCGGAACGACCAATGATTACCGCGATGCGTGGTTTGTTGGGTTTACCGAATCGTTGACTGCCGGGGTGTGGGTCGGGCTCGACCAGAACCAGCGCACGATCGGGGGGGGCTATGGATCGCGCTTGGCGTTGCCGGTTTGGACCCAGGTCATGCTGACGGCTCAGAAGAATGGTTACCCGATGGGCGAACTTGGCTTTGGCCGCGATCTTGTGAGTGTGTCGCTGTGCCGTGAGAGCGGTCTGCTTGCGACCAAGTTCTGCCGCCAGGCGGGGCTCGAGACCAACACGAGGATGCCAAAGGATTTGAAGCCGGCACGTGCGTGCGGTCACAAGCATGACAACCAGCGCTCGTGGTTGGAGCGCACATTCAGCCGCTAA
- the nadC gene encoding carboxylating nicotinate-nucleotide diphosphorylase, producing MSAIPNLEDHVRAALEEDLGTPGDLTAQYFLDPECEMTVDLCAREPGVLAGTEPAVEALRQVDPSLNVELLLNDGAPLERGSIVMRISGKAASIVTAERTALNYLQRLSGVATATKRYVDAVAGTGVKILDTRKTTPGWRYLEKAAVIAGGAVNHRMGLYDMVMVKDNHMLAQRGIAAMQEAIDRLHADHPAVAVEIEVDTLEQLEEVLHLTDVQRVLLDNMPPKVLRQAVAMREASGSSVEFEASGGITLDTIRAVAETGVDFISVGALTHSAVSLDLGLDGKG from the coding sequence ATGTCCGCCATTCCCAACCTCGAAGATCACGTGCGCGCCGCGCTGGAAGAAGACCTGGGCACGCCCGGTGACCTCACCGCCCAGTATTTCCTCGATCCGGAATGCGAAATGACCGTCGACCTCTGCGCCCGCGAACCCGGTGTACTCGCCGGCACGGAGCCCGCCGTGGAAGCACTACGCCAAGTCGACCCGTCGCTCAATGTGGAGCTGCTACTCAACGACGGCGCACCTCTCGAGCGCGGGTCAATCGTGATGCGGATATCCGGCAAAGCCGCCAGCATCGTCACCGCCGAGCGCACCGCCCTCAACTACCTGCAACGCCTCTCCGGCGTCGCCACCGCCACCAAGCGCTACGTCGATGCCGTAGCAGGGACCGGCGTGAAGATCCTCGACACCCGCAAAACCACCCCGGGCTGGCGCTACCTGGAAAAAGCCGCCGTCATCGCAGGCGGCGCGGTAAACCACCGCATGGGCCTCTACGACATGGTGATGGTCAAAGACAACCACATGCTCGCCCAACGCGGCATCGCCGCCATGCAGGAAGCCATCGACCGCCTCCACGCCGACCACCCGGCCGTCGCAGTGGAAATCGAAGTCGATACCCTCGAACAACTCGAAGAAGTTCTCCACCTCACCGACGTCCAACGCGTTCTACTCGACAACATGCCACCCAAGGTGCTGCGCCAGGCCGTCGCCATGCGCGAGGCCTCCGGGTCATCGGTCGAGTTCGAAGCCAGCGGCGGGATCACATTGGACACCATCCGCGCCGTCGCAGAAACCGGAGTCGATTTCATCTCCGTCGGTGCCCTCACCCATTCCGCCGTCTCCCTCGACCTCGGCCTGGACGGCAAAGGCTAA
- a CDS encoding SecDF P1 head subdomain-containing protein, producing MKTIPMIAATWLAFAVSAVAGVLEFRTVAQPGEDFAIELPLGEESLKLRAPEDLNEADLKMASGGFVPDEGNILHLDFNEKGAPKLFKITKENLGKRLAIIVNGKVLMAPNVMEPIAGGSGQVPGWESAKEAEEVAATLNEASAKVSKDAPRPN from the coding sequence ATGAAAACAATCCCAATGATCGCCGCTACATGGTTGGCATTCGCTGTATCGGCAGTGGCAGGAGTTCTTGAGTTCCGAACCGTTGCTCAGCCGGGCGAGGATTTCGCAATCGAACTTCCGCTGGGAGAAGAAAGTTTGAAGCTACGTGCCCCCGAGGATCTCAACGAAGCCGACCTGAAAATGGCCAGCGGTGGATTCGTTCCGGATGAGGGGAACATCCTTCATCTGGACTTCAACGAGAAGGGCGCACCGAAACTCTTTAAAATCACCAAGGAAAACCTCGGCAAGCGGCTCGCAATTATTGTGAATGGCAAGGTGTTGATGGCGCCGAATGTGATGGAGCCGATAGCCGGCGGTAGCGGCCAGGTTCCCGGCTGGGAAAGCGCCAAGGAAGCGGAGGAGGTCGCCGCTACTCTCAACGAGGCGTCAGCCAAAGTCAGCAAAGACGCGCCGCGACCAAACTGA
- a CDS encoding biotin--[acetyl-CoA-carboxylase] ligase, with product MILNPDLIETQLAASPECDVRVMAETASTNSTLLDWGRRGMKAPVALFAESQTAGRGRRGRSWQAEPGTALTGSLMLHPDAPPERWRLLTLAAGIALADAMPAAVRVKWPNDLYADDRKLGGILVETQISSPTSGFVVVGFGLNINQSTFGGEIADRAVSLRQLTGDAHDINQIAGNAVASLLKTLPLAWQDPRHILERFEQLDCVSGRTITAMTREQSEPVHGVATGIDGGGRLIVRLPGGGFHPLEDAWEIRW from the coding sequence ATGATTCTCAATCCGGATCTGATCGAAACACAACTCGCCGCGTCGCCGGAATGCGACGTGCGCGTGATGGCGGAAACCGCATCGACCAATTCGACCCTGCTCGACTGGGGCCGCCGCGGCATGAAGGCCCCTGTGGCCTTGTTCGCCGAATCACAAACCGCGGGGCGCGGGCGCCGTGGCCGCAGTTGGCAGGCGGAACCTGGCACCGCATTGACGGGGTCGCTGATGCTGCATCCCGACGCCCCACCGGAACGCTGGCGCCTGCTGACCCTGGCCGCCGGCATTGCGCTGGCCGATGCCATGCCTGCCGCCGTCCGGGTAAAATGGCCGAACGATCTCTACGCCGACGACCGCAAGCTCGGCGGAATTTTGGTCGAGACACAGATCAGCTCACCGACTTCGGGTTTCGTCGTCGTGGGCTTTGGCCTCAACATCAACCAATCCACATTCGGCGGTGAAATCGCGGATCGCGCGGTTTCCCTGCGCCAGCTCACCGGCGACGCCCACGACATCAACCAAATCGCCGGCAATGCGGTGGCCAGCCTGCTCAAAACACTGCCCTTGGCGTGGCAGGATCCCCGCCACATTCTCGAGCGCTTCGAGCAACTCGACTGCGTCAGCGGCCGCACCATCACCGCCATGACCCGCGAACAAAGCGAACCAGTCCACGGCGTGGCAACCGGCATCGACGGCGGAGGCCGACTCATCGTGCGCCTCCCCGGCGGCGGCTTCCACCCGCTCGAAGACGCGTGGGAAATCCGCTGGTAG